The following is a genomic window from Flavobacterium sp..
TTAAACAATGTAGCTTCTGGCGATACTATTTCTAAAATCATAACTTTAAGTGATTAGTGATTAGTAATTAGTGATTAGTAAGTAACTGAATACTGTGACTGAACACTGAATACTAAAATTATGCTTCTGCTAACATTTTTTGTCCAGCTTCAATAGCTTCTTCGATAGTACCTTTAAGGTTAAACGCTGCTTCTGGTAAGTGGTCTAATTCACCATCCATAATCATGTTAAATCCTTTGATTGTTTCTTTAATATCAACCAATACTCCAGGAATACCTGTAAATTGCTCCGCTACATGGAAAGGTTGAGATAAGAAACGTTGTACACGACGTGCACGAGATACAGATAATTTATCTTCTTCAGATAACTCTTCCATACCTAAGATGGCGATGATATCTTGTAATTGTTTGTATTTTTGAAGAATCTCTTTTACTCTTTGAGCACAGTCATAATGTTCAGCACCTAAGATTTCTGGAGTTAAGATACGAGAAGTAGAATCTAATGGATCTACTGCAGGATAGATACCTAACTCAGCAATTTTACGAGACAATACTGTTGTTGCATCTAAGTGAGCAAACGTTGTTGCTGGTGCAGGGTCAGTTAAGTCATCTGCAGGTACGTAAACCGCTTGTACAGATGTAATAGATCCTTTTTTAGTTGAAGTAATACGCTCTTGCATCGCACCCATTTCAGTTGCTAATGTAGGTTGGTACCCTACTGCAGATGGCATACGACCTAATAAAGCCGATACTTCAGAACCTGCTTGTGTAAAACGGAAGATATTATCAACAAAGAATAATACATCTTTACCTTGGTCAGATCCAGCTCCATCACGGAAATATTCAGCGATAGATAATCCTGAAAGTGCTACACGAGCACGAGCTCCAGGTGGCTCATTCATTTGTCCGAAAACGAAAGTAGCTTTAGACTCTCTCATTCCTGGCATATCTACTTTAGACAAATCCCATCCTCCATTTTCCATAGAGTGCATGAAATCGTCACCATATTTAATAATTCCTGACTCTAACATCTCGCGAAGTAAGTCATTTCCTTCACGTGTTCTTTCTCCTACTCCTGCGAATACAGAAAGTCCGCCGTGACCTTTTGCAATATTGTTAATCAACTCCTGAATTAATACAGTTTTACCTACTCCAGCACCACCAAATAATCCAATTTTTCCTCCTTTTGCATAAGGCTCAATAAGGTCGATTACTTTAATACCTGTAAATAAAACTTCAGAAGAAGTTGATAAGTCTTCAAATTTTGGAGCTGTTCTGTGGATTGGTAAACCATTAGAACCTGCTTTAGGTAAATCTCCTAATCCATCAATTGCATCACCAATTACATTAAACAAACGACCAAAAACGTCTGCTCCAATTGGCATTTGAATTGGTGCACCAGTAGCAACTACTTCAACACCTCTTGCTAAACCATCAGTAGAGTCCATAGAAATGGTACGTACAGTGTTTTCACCAATGTGAGATTGAACTTCAAGTACTAATAAAGTACCATCTTTTTTAGTGATTTCTAATGAATCATAAATTTTAGGTAATTCGTTATTTGAGTCATTAAAAACGACGTCAACAACTGGCCCGATAATTTGTGCAACTTTTCCTGTGATTCTAGACATTGCTTATGTATTTATTTAATAGCTAATTAATGTTGAAAAAATGATGTATTTTCCGAGTGCAAAGATAGTTTTTTTTGAAACAATTTTGCAATATATTTTTTGACTTTTTTACAACAAAAAAGCGAAATTATTAAATTTCGCTTTTAAAATATTATTCTACCGTAACGGATTTTGCCAAATTCCTTGGCTGATCGACATTACAGCCTCTCAAAACTGCAATATGATACGACAATAATTGCAACGGAATTGTAGTTAATAATGGCGTAAACGGCTCATTGGTTTCAGGAATCTCAATAACATGGTCTGCTAAAGCTCTAACTTGGGTATCACCTTTAGTAACTACAGCAATAATTTTTCCACTTCTCGATTTTATTTCTTGAATATTACTTACCACTTTATCATAATGTCCTTTATTTGGAGCAATAACAATAACTGGCATATGTTCATCAATCAATGCAATAGGACCATGCTTCATTTCTGCCGCCGGATATCCCTCTGCATGGATATATGAAATTTCTTTTAATTTCAAAGCACCTTCTAAAGCAACTGGAAAATTATACCCTCTTCCTAAGTACAAACAATTAGTTGCATCTTTATATATTTCTGCAATTTGTTTTGCAACTTCATTTGTTTGCAACGCTTCTTGTACTTTTTCAGGAATTAATTCCAATTCCAACAAATAACGTTGGTAATCTGAATTTGTCATTGTTCCTTTTGCTTTTGCTAAACGTAATGCCAATAAAGTAAGTATTGTAATTTGTGTAGTAAATGCTTTAGTAGACGCCACACCAATTTCTGGACCTGCATGCGTATATGCTCCCGCATGTGTTTCACGAGAAATTGAAGAACCCACTACATTACAAACTCCAAAGACAAATGCTCCGTTTTCTTTTGCCAATTTAATCGCAGCTAAAGTATCAGCCGTTTCACCTGATTGTGAAATTGCAATAACAACGTCATCTTTGTTAATAATTGGATTTCTATATCTGAATTCTGATGCGTATTCTACTTCAACAGGAATTCTTGAAAATTCTTCGATAATATATTCTGCAACTAATCCGGCGTGCCATGAAGTTCCACAAGCAACAATAAGAATTCGTTTAGCATTTAAGAATTTTTCTAAATTATCTTCAACTCCCGACATTTGGATAATTCCTTTGTTTGCCAAAAGTCTTCCTCTGTAGGTATCTTTAATTACGCTTGGTTGTTCGTAGATTTCTTTCATCATAAAATGATCGTAACCTCCTTTTTCAATTTGCTCCAAGTTTAATTGCAACTCTTGAACATAAGGATCAACCAAAGTGTCATCTTTAATTTTTCTAACCTTTAATGGTTTATGCAAACGCACAATAGCCATTTCTTCATCTTCTAAATATATTGCATTAGAAGTGTATTCTATAAATGGTGTAGCATCAGAAGCAATAAAAAATTCATCTTCACCAATACCAATTGCTAACGGACTTCCTAAACGAGCTACTATTATTTCGTTTGGCTTTTCAATATCAAGCACTGCGATAGCATAAGCGCCAATAACCTGATTTAAAGCAATTTGAACCGCTTTTCCAAGTTTACAGTTTTCTTTTTTCTTTACTTCTTCAATCAAATTAATTAACACTTCTGTATCCGTATCCGATTTAAAAGTATACCCTCTTTTAATTAATTCTTGCTTTAATGGTTCATAATTTTCAATGATTCCATTATGTATGATGACTAATTTTCCAGAATTAGAAAAATGTGGATGTGAGTTTACATCATTAGGAACTCCATGAGTTGCCCAACGTGTATGGCCCATTCCAACTTTACCAAAAGTTGTTTTTTCACTTTCAGCTTTTGCTTCTAAATCAGAAACTTTACCTTTTGTTTTTGATAGTTTTAAATCATTACCATCATATAGTACAATTCCAGCACTATCATAACCTCTATATTCTAATCGATGTAACCCTTTTATTATTACCGAATAGGCATCTCTATGACCTATATAACCTACGATTCCACACATATTTTTATTAATTAGGTTTAGTGAAATAAATATTTAATTTAAGTTTTTTATCTTCATCTAAAGGGTCAGTAATTACATTTCCATATAAAACTGTTCCCAATGGATTAAGAATTGATGCCAATGGAATGCTTTTTATTTCCAAACCATTTGCAGTAAAAGGAGTTTTTAACATAGCTGTAGAGACAAGATTTATGGACTCTGTAACAGAAATACCAATTTTAATGTTATCCATATACTCTCCATCACTATCAACTTTTAAAACACTCTTAATATGTTCGGTTATTCTTACCGTATATTTAATTCCTTTTTTTGATTCATCAACTTCTCTTTCGATAATTCCTCCAAAAACCAGTTTATTTTTTTTAGCATTTGAACTTGTTGAACTATCATACGTATAATCTAAAAGCACAACATTATTCTTAGCATCGTAAATATAAATTCTTTCTGGCTCATTACTTACATTCAACATCTGGGATTTATCAACATAAAAAGTAAGTCGCGCATCGTTAACCAACCAATCATTGTTTGCCACATTATTTCTTAAGGTTTGTAATTCGGTAGCATTAAACAAATCAATAAATGCAACTGAACCATTACCACCTTTAATATATAATCTTTCACTTCCTGTTACTTCATTAGTTGCCGCTAATCCAGAAGTATAATCAGAAGAATTCGTATGCTCTAAGAAGTTAATACTATTATTTCTTAATGTTGAAGATGCGTTATATCCCATTTTAAGCGAAAAATTTCTTCTTGTTCTAACCGGATTAGGATTTTCAACCGTTGGATCAGCAGACGCTTTATATAAAATTTTAAGTTCTGCTCTAGAAAAATCCAATATAGCTAAAGCACCCTGACCTGGATTAATTTCCTCTACTTCAAACAATAAACCTCTAAAATAATTTTTAAAACTATTGTTATTAAACAAATTTCCAGAAGCAGTAGCATCTATAATTTTTTGTTGGAAAAAGCTGTTTTTTAAATCCAACCACATGCCTGGTGTTTTTCTTTCTTTGATAACTCTCAAAGAAACATCATTTTGATCAGATAATACTGCACCATTACTGTCTAAATATAAACCTGCACCATTGGTTTTATAAATATACAATTCTTTTTTACTAAAATAAAATTCATTGTTCTGAGATGTAGCCGAACTATTGTTTAATATTTCTGTTCCTTTAAAAGGATCAATAAGCGGCTTATCGTTACTATAATATTTTTGAGATGATTGTAAATTATCCGTTGGATCAAAATCTCTAAGGAAATAGCCATTCTCTACAACCGACAATTTAAATTTTCCTGTTTCTGCATTTCCATAGACAGAATCTAACTCATAGATTCGCTCGCCACTTGTTTCTGTAGACTGTATCTCACTAAAATAAGGCACATATAAATAAACTGAATCAATTACAGGATTATAACCAAAAGAAGGGTTTTCGGTACCTAATTCAACTTGTGTTACAAAATGAGCCTTTGTAACTCCAAATTTTGTATTATTATAAACACCTAAAGCATTTAATGGCAAATTATTAGCCTGAACAGGACCCGTTGCTTTGGAATAAGCAACTAAATTTTCAACTTCATATTGCTCTAAATCAAAATGATCTTCCCCAATTACATCTGAATCTAAGGAATTAAAATCCTTATCACAAGATATAAAAAGAACGAATAATAACAAAGATGATATTTTAAAAATACTTTTTTTCATAATAGATAAACCCTTTATAGTACGTGATTTTTTATAAATGAAGTATACACTTCTTTAATTGTGTCTTTGGAGGCGAAAGGTAAAAAAGGTTTGTTTGAACTTTCTATAAATTTTGTTAAAGTTGGAGACAAGGCTTCAGACCCTGCTACTATTGCATCTGAATGCATAATTGAAACCTTCATTAAGTTTTCATAAGTAGGCGAAACTAAATCCGAAACAGCTTCATTAGTAATATTATCAAACAATACTTTGTTGATGAATTCTTTGTCTAACTCTCCTTCAAAACCTTGGTCATAAACCGATGAAATAATCTTTGTTTCTGCAAAAATACCTTCATCTTTATAATAATGTTTTAAATAAACTGGCAACATTGCTGCCATCCATCCATGTACATGAATTACATCGGGCACCCAATTTAATTTTTTAACTGTTTCTACTACTCCTTTAGCAAAGAAAATAGCTCGTTCATCGTTATCTGGATATAACACACCTTCTTCGTCTGAAAAAGTTGCTTTACGCTTGAAATACTCATCATTATCAATAAAATAAACTTGAATTCGCTCTTTTGGAATTGAAGCAACTTTAATAATTAGAGGCATATCCATATCATTCACCACCAAGTTCATTCCTGATAAACGGATAACTTCATGCAATTGATGTCTTCTTTCGTTAATATTACCATATCTAGGCATAAAAATTCGTATTTGTCCACCTAAATCATTAATCATTTTTGGCATTTCATACGATTGTAACGACACTTCATTTTCAGCTAAATAAGGCACCACTTCAGATGATACATACAATATCCTCTTGTCTTCCATAATGTATTCTAGTTAATTATTGTTTTAAAAAACCTTGCAAAATTACAAAATTTTATGGATTTATCCACTAAAATAGTAAGTTTGCACTTGAAATAACAAACATTAAAATGCTTATTTTTAATAAAAAGTCAGATTTAAGTGCCTTTTTAAGCCCTTTTATCAACCAAAACAAATCCATTGGTTTTGTTCCTACTATGGGAGCACTTCATGAAGGACACTTATCTTTACTGAAAAACTCACTTTCGGAAAACGACATAACAGTAATGAGTATTTTTGTCAATCCTACCCAATTTAACAATGCCGAAGATTTGGATAAATATCCAAGAACTTTAGAACGAGATGTGCAAATTATGCAAGCATTAAGCAATTCAATTATTGTATACGCTCCTGAAGTAGAAGATATTTATGAAGGTAATACCGTTTCTGAAAATTTTGAATACGACGGGCTGGAAAATCAAATGGAAGGCAAACATAGACCAGGCCATTTTGATGGTGTGGGAACAATTGTCAAAAGATTGTTTGAAATTGTTCAACCTAATAAAGCCTATTTTGGAGAAAAAGATTTTCAACAACTTCAAATTGTGAAAAAATTAGTTTCAAAATACAATATTCCAGTAGAAGTTATTGGTTGCCCAATTCATAGAGAACCAAACGGATTAGCCATGAGTTCAAGAAACGAAAGACTATCCGCCATCGCGAAAGAAAAAGCAGCTATTATATACCAAATACTGAGTGATGCAAAAAAGTTATTTCAAACAAATTCAGCCGAGGAAACCATTTTATTTGTAGAAAACGAATTCAAAAAACATACAGAATTTCAATTAGAATATTTTGAAATTGCCGATGAAGCAACACTTTTACCCGTTTCTGAAAAAGAAAACGACAAAAATTATCGTGGTTTTATCGCAATTTTTATTGAGAATATTAGATTAATTGATAATATTTCACTAAATTAATTACCTTTGCATCATGCAAATTCAAGTAGTAAAATCAAAAATTCATAGAGTAACCGTTACGGGTGCTGATTTGAATTATATAGGTAGTATCACCATTGACGAAGCGTTAATGGAAGCTTCTAACATTATCGAAGGCGAAAAAGTGCAAATCGTTAACATCAATAATGGTGAACGACTTGAAACATATGCCATTAAAGGCCCTAGAAACACTGGAGAAATCACTTTAAATGGGCCTGCAGCTCGCAAAGTTCACAGAGGAGATATTATCATTATTATTTCTTATGGGATTATGGATTTTGAGGAAGCCAAAAAATTCAAGCCTACATTAGTTTTTCCTAACGAAAAAGACAACTCTTTAACTTAGTTTGAAAGTAAATATTAGAAATTTTTTTAGCCTTTCTATCCCGCTATTAATTGGGCTAGCAATTATCTATTATCAGTACACTACACTTACTCATGAGGAATTAGAAAAAATAAAAATCAGCTTCTTAAAGGCCGATTATTTTTATATATTTCTCTCCCTTTTTATTGCGCTTTTTGGGTATTGGTCAAGAGCTTATCGTTGGAAATTTTCTCTACAACATTTAGGATATAAAACACATTTTCGAAACGACCTAATGACCGTTTGTGTTTCTTATTTAGTTAATTTAACCATTCCTCGTTCAGGAGAAATATCTAGAGCAGCCTTATTAAAAAAATACGAAAACGTACCATTTGACAAAGGTTTTGGAACTATTGTAGCCGAAAGAATTGTTGATTTATTAATTTTTCTATTATTCGTGGTTATTGCCTTTGTTTTGCAATTTGAAAAACTTTATAAGTTTTTAATTGATAAACTACCCTTAGAAAAAATAATCTATTTACTAGTAGGCGGTTTTGTAATTTTTGTGATTTTTGTTTTTGTTTGGATTTATGCTGAATGGAAAATTATTAATAAATTAAAACAAAAACTATCTGGCTTAATAGAAGGAATGACGAGTATTTTAAAAATGAAAAACAAATGGAACTATATTTTTCATTCCTTTTTTATATGGCTATCCTATCTTTTAATGTTTTATGTAACCATTTTTGCTTTGCCAGAAACAGCCAACATAGGCTTTGATGTTGTTATTATGGGATTTATTTTTGGCAGTTTAGCAGTAGGTTTTACTAATGGCGGCATTGGAGCTTACCCCTTAGCCATTGCTCTAATTTACTCTTTATATGGAATTCCAAATGATGTTGGAGTAGCCTTTGGTTGGTTAGTATGGACCTCACAAACCCTTTTAACTATATTTTTAGGCTTAGTATCATATTTACTTTTACCTATTTTAAATAAAAAATAAATTAGTAAATTGCTACTCTTTTAAACTAACTATTTTCTCATGAAAAAATTTTTATTGCTAATTCTGTTAGCAACTACAAGTCTTTTTGCACAACGTATCCCCGAATCGATTGAAACAAAAAAAATAGGAACAAGAAGTTTTACAGTGGTAACACCGCCTTCTTATGAATCAAATCCTGAAAAAAATTATCCCACTTTAGTTCTATTAGATGGTGAATATTTATTGGATCCATTTGAAGGAATTTTAAAATATGGTAGCTATTGGGACGATTTGCCAGAAATGATAATTATTGCCATTGATCAAAATAATGGCGAAACTCGTTTTAAAGATAGCGAATTTGATGAAGCTGGATTTCCTTCTGGTTCAGGCGCAAATTTTTTCGAATTCATTGGGGTTGAATTATTACCATATGTAGAAAAAAAATACCGTACACTGCCTTTTAGAATGATTAGTGGTCATGACACAACTGCTGGATTTTTAAATTTTTACTTATACAAAGACAACCCGATTTTTAATGCATATATTTCTCTAGCTCCAGAAATGGCCCCAGAAATGGAGAAACGAATTGCAGATCGTTTAACAAAAATAACAAAACCTATATTCTACTATCAAGCAACAGGTGAAGGTGATTTAAAAGAAATCAACGAAAAAGCAGCAGAACTAGATGCAAATATCAAAGCCATTCCAAACGCTACTTTTAAATATCAAAACGATGCTTTTAAAGGCGCTTCTCACTATTCATTAGTAGCTAAAGCTGTTCCAAATGCGATTTATTTCATCTTTGACGGCTACCAACCCATTTCAATGGTGGAATTTCAAGATAAAATTTTAAAATTAGAAGCGGGTTATACCGACTATTTAATTGCTAAATATGATGAATTAGAAAAACGATTTGGTCTTAAACTGAAACCAAGATTGTCAGATTTCAAAGCTATTGAAGCTGCTATTTTAAAAAACAAAGCATACAATGAATTACAAACTTTAGGAGAATATGCCGACAAACATTACCCAAAAACAATCTTAGGAACCTATCACCAAGCTTTGTATTTTGAAAAAACAGGTAATTTTAAAAAAGCTGTAAAAACATATCAAAGAGCCTTTACTTTAGAGTCAATTCGTGAGTTAACAAAAGATTATATGTTGAACCGTGCAGAAGCGCTAAAAGGAAAAGAAGACAAACCATCGGAAGAAGCACCAGCAGAAGTTCCTGCTGAAACTCCTACAGAAGAACCAACTGAAAAAAAGGAATAAAACAAAATGAGTAAAGTAAAAACGGCTTTCTTTTGCCAAAATTGTGGCACCCAATATTCAAAATGGCAAGGACAATGTAATGCTTGCAAAGAATGGAATACCATTGTAGAAGAATTGGTTCAAAAAGAAGAAAAAGTAGCTTGGAAAACCACGAGTGCTACTTCAAAAGCCGCTACCAAACCTTTACTGATTAAAGAAATAGATACCGCACAAGAAATCCGATTGAACACGACTGATAACGAGTTGAATCGGGTTTTGGGTGGCGGATTGGTTCCGGGTTCCTTAACTTTGTTAGGTGGTGAACCAGGAATTGGAAAAAGTACATTGCTCTTGCAAATTGCTTTGAAATTACCTTATAAAACCCTTTATGTTTCGGGAGAAGAAAGCCAAAAGCAAATTAAAATGCGTGCTGAACGTATTACTTCGAATGGCGATAATTGCTACATATTAACCGAAACCAAAACTCAAAATATCTTCCGTCAAATATTGGAAATTGAACCCGATATCGTCATTATCGATTCGATTCAAACGTTGCACACGGATTATATTGAATCGTCTGCGGGAAGTATTTCTCAAATTAGAGAATGCACGGCTGAATTGATTAAATATGCCAAAGAATCCAATGTGCCTGTTTTATTAATTGGACACATTACGAAAGATGGAACTATTGCCGGACCCAAGATTTTGGAACACATGGTCGATACCGTTTTACAATTTGAAGGCGATAGAAATCACGTGTATAGAATTTTACGTTCGTTAAAAAACCGTTTTGGTTCTACTGCTGAGTTAGGTATTTACGAAATGCAAGGTTCTGGCTTACGCGAAGTCGACAATCCGTCTGAGATTTTAATTTCTCACAAAGACGAGCAACTTTCAGGAACGGCAATTGCCACGACTTTAGAAGGCATGCGTCCGTTAATGCTAGAAATTCAAGCTTTGGTAAGCACCGCTGTTTATGGAACACCACAACGCAGTACCACAGGTTACAACGCTAAACGCTTAAACATGATTTTAGCTGTTTTAGAAAAACGTGCGGGCTTTAGATTAGGCACCAAAGACGTGTTCTTAAACGTAACAGGGGGAATTTCAGTAGAAGACACCGCGATTGATTTAGCCGTTGTTGCTGCTATTTTATCTTCAAACGAAGACATTGCCATAGCAGAAGGTTTTTGCTTTGCCGGAGAAGTAGGGCTTTCAGGCGAAATTAGACCCGTTAACCGCATTGAACAACGCATTCAAGAAGCCGAAAAATTAGGATTTACCACCATTTTTGTTTCGAAACACAACAAAATTTCCTTAAAAAATACGGGAATTAAAATTGTTTTAGTAGCAAAGATAGAAGATGTGGTGAGTGAGTTGTTTGGGTAGGAATTATTTTTTTACATATTCCAAAATATCAGCTGGTTGACAATCTAATATTTCACAAATTGCTTCTAACGTAGTCAACCGAATTGCCTTTGCTTTCCCTGTTTTTATAATGGATAAATTAGCTGTTGTTATGCCCAGCTTTTCTGCTAATTCAGCCGAACGCATTTTTCTTTTTGCTAACATAACATCTAAATTGATGATGATTGGCATAATTAAAAAGTTAAATCGTTTTCTTCTTTTAAGTGTTTTGCAATGACAAAAACTTCACTCAAAACTAAGAAAAACAAACCTAATGAAAACAGCAAAACAAAAGGATTCAATCCTAAACTCAATGAAATATTATTTTTTACTATTTCAAGAATGAAATTAGGAATTCCACCTAACAAAGCAGATAAAATAATAACAAACCCTAATCTCTTCATTAGAATTACAATTTCCAGATCAAAAATAATTTTCAATTGAAACAAACGCAATAATTTTCTAAATAGAAACAAACCGTAAATAATAAGTGAAGCTGAAATACATAAAAACCCAAAAAGTACTTTAGTTCTTAAATCAACCACTTCTAAAATAGTGCCATTAACTTTAATTGGAACATCAAGAGGTTCACTATCAATAACTACCATAACAATAAAAAACAATAAAAATGGAATCGTAATCAACATGGTAATCCAAACAAAATCGACAATACCTTTCAAAAAATTTAATTTTCTCATCTCTTTAAAAATATTAAGTTCGAGACAAAAATATAAAAAATTATTGTTTTACAATAATAAAACATTAAATTTTGATAATTTTTTAATTTGTGAAGTTAAAAATAAATAGACCTGACAGGTTTTTGAAACTTGTCAAATTTTAAATTGCGCTATCGTTGCGGTGATATACCCGAGTGGTCGGGTATCAATCACAATTACCCTCAATTCTTTCATATGCTCCCTTTGCGCCAAGCTCTCCAGCCCTAGAAAAATCTAAACAAGCAGAATCTTTTTGGCCAAGTAAAATTTTTATTTCGCCCCTTAATTTATAAAAAATACCGTTTTTATCATCTATCTTGATAGCTTCATTAACATCAATTATTGCAGCATTTAAGTTATTCATAGCGACTTTTGGATAAGCTCTTTCATAATAAGCTAATGCTATTATTTTGAATGTATCTGGATTAATATTTTTTTCAGACAAAGTGTAATCCTTTAACAATTCTATCGTTTTTGTTATATCTAATATTGCTCCTCTATAATCTTTTAATCTATCTTTAGACATCCCTCTAAATAAATAATACGTGCCTAATAAAGTAGGATATTTTTCTTTATCAATAGCATTCGTAAAATCAACAACGGCTCCTTTATGATCTCCATTCTCAAGTTTTTGCTTCCCTAATGAAAATGACTCTTCTGCTGTTTGACCTAAAGAATTGACACTATAAAACGCTAACAAAATCAATATTAATAATCTCATGTTTTTGATTGTAATAATTATATAAAAACAAATCTAATAAATTTTTAAATCCCCTCCAACAACTCCAACGCCTTATTCACACTTTTCACATTATCAAAAGTCAGTAATAAACGTAAGCCGTTTTTGGTTTCTTTTTCTTTGATTTTACAAACATTGCCGTTGCGTTGGGCAAATTGTAGCACTTTCATGAAACGGTTACTTTGGTAAAAATCACTTTGTTGGTCGCCAATGAAATACCCTACCATTTTGCCTTGTTTCATTAGTAAACGTTCAATTCCCATGGCGGTGGCTTTCCATTTGATACGCACACTATTTAGTAATGCAATGGCTGGTTTTGGCAACGCTCCAAATCGGTCAATTAGTTTTTGTTCAAATTGTTGCAACGTAGCTTCGTCTTTAATTTGGCTCAACTCGTTGTATAAATTCAAACGTTCGGTAATGTTGTTGATGTACTCATCTGGGAACAGCAATTCGAAATCGGTATCAATTTGAATGTCTTTGACAAACTCTTTGGTTTCAATGTCGTTTTCTTCTTGGTATAAATCTTTGAACTCGTTTTCTTTCAACTCGTCAATGGCTTCGTTCATGATTTTTTGGTAGGTATCAAAGCCAATTTCGTTAATAAAACCACTTTGTTCACCACCTAATAAATCACCTGCACCACGAATTTCCAAATCCTTCATCGCAATATTGAAACCGCTTCCTAATTCGCTAAATTGTTCCAAAGCCGTAATACGCTTTTGCGCTTCACCTGTCATCATCGAATACGGTGGTGTAATGAAATAACAAAACGCTTTTTTATTACTTCTTCCCACACGACCCCGCATTTGGTGCAAATCAGACAAGCCGAAATTATTGGCATTATTGATAAAAATAGTATTCGCATTCGGCACATCTAAACCACTTTCAATA
Proteins encoded in this region:
- a CDS encoding tetratricopeptide repeat protein; the protein is MRLLILILLAFYSVNSLGQTAEESFSLGKQKLENGDHKGAVVDFTNAIDKEKYPTLLGTYYLFRGMSKDRLKDYRGAILDITKTIELLKDYTLSEKNINPDTFKIIALAYYERAYPKVAMNNLNAAIIDVNEAIKIDDKNGIFYKLRGEIKILLGQKDSACLDFSRAGELGAKGAYERIEGNCD
- a CDS encoding helix-turn-helix domain-containing protein — translated: MPIIINLDVMLAKRKMRSAELAEKLGITTANLSIIKTGKAKAIRLTTLEAICEILDCQPADILEYVKK
- a CDS encoding lysylphosphatidylglycerol synthase transmembrane domain-containing protein, whose protein sequence is MKVNIRNFFSLSIPLLIGLAIIYYQYTTLTHEELEKIKISFLKADYFYIFLSLFIALFGYWSRAYRWKFSLQHLGYKTHFRNDLMTVCVSYLVNLTIPRSGEISRAALLKKYENVPFDKGFGTIVAERIVDLLIFLLFVVIAFVLQFEKLYKFLIDKLPLEKIIYLLVGGFVIFVIFVFVWIYAEWKIINKLKQKLSGLIEGMTSILKMKNKWNYIFHSFFIWLSYLLMFYVTIFALPETANIGFDVVIMGFIFGSLAVGFTNGGIGAYPLAIALIYSLYGIPNDVGVAFGWLVWTSQTLLTIFLGLVSYLLLPILNKK
- a CDS encoding DUF2975 domain-containing protein codes for the protein MRKLNFLKGIVDFVWITMLITIPFLLFFIVMVVIDSEPLDVPIKVNGTILEVVDLRTKVLFGFLCISASLIIYGLFLFRKLLRLFQLKIIFDLEIVILMKRLGFVIILSALLGGIPNFILEIVKNNISLSLGLNPFVLLFSLGLFFLVLSEVFVIAKHLKEENDLTF
- the radA gene encoding DNA repair protein RadA → MSKVKTAFFCQNCGTQYSKWQGQCNACKEWNTIVEELVQKEEKVAWKTTSATSKAATKPLLIKEIDTAQEIRLNTTDNELNRVLGGGLVPGSLTLLGGEPGIGKSTLLLQIALKLPYKTLYVSGEESQKQIKMRAERITSNGDNCYILTETKTQNIFRQILEIEPDIVIIDSIQTLHTDYIESSAGSISQIRECTAELIKYAKESNVPVLLIGHITKDGTIAGPKILEHMVDTVLQFEGDRNHVYRILRSLKNRFGSTAELGIYEMQGSGLREVDNPSEILISHKDEQLSGTAIATTLEGMRPLMLEIQALVSTAVYGTPQRSTTGYNAKRLNMILAVLEKRAGFRLGTKDVFLNVTGGISVEDTAIDLAVVAAILSSNEDIAIAEGFCFAGEVGLSGEIRPVNRIEQRIQEAEKLGFTTIFVSKHNKISLKNTGIKIVLVAKIEDVVSELFG
- a CDS encoding alpha/beta hydrolase, producing MKKFLLLILLATTSLFAQRIPESIETKKIGTRSFTVVTPPSYESNPEKNYPTLVLLDGEYLLDPFEGILKYGSYWDDLPEMIIIAIDQNNGETRFKDSEFDEAGFPSGSGANFFEFIGVELLPYVEKKYRTLPFRMISGHDTTAGFLNFYLYKDNPIFNAYISLAPEMAPEMEKRIADRLTKITKPIFYYQATGEGDLKEINEKAAELDANIKAIPNATFKYQNDAFKGASHYSLVAKAVPNAIYFIFDGYQPISMVEFQDKILKLEAGYTDYLIAKYDELEKRFGLKLKPRLSDFKAIEAAILKNKAYNELQTLGEYADKHYPKTILGTYHQALYFEKTGNFKKAVKTYQRAFTLESIRELTKDYMLNRAEALKGKEDKPSEEAPAEVPAETPTEEPTEKKE